A genome region from Pseudomonas sp. S06B 330 includes the following:
- a CDS encoding AzlC family ABC transporter permease, translating into MSNPPFARQAFIQGAIAILPLSLAVAPWGLLAGSMAIEANLSPWEGQGLSAIVFAGAAQLVAIGMIKGGANLFSILLTTLLLTSQHLLYGLSMRPVLSGLPTRWRLGLGFLLTDEFFALTSQYDQQQFNRWYALGVGLTFYIAWNLFTLAGIILGQNIPHLDQLGLDFSIVATFVALIAPLVRNVPTVVCVAVSLFSSVLFSFWQWETGLVAAGLLGMSAGFICQKFSGART; encoded by the coding sequence ATGTCCAATCCGCCGTTCGCCCGCCAAGCCTTTATCCAGGGCGCCATTGCTATCCTGCCCTTGTCGCTGGCCGTTGCCCCCTGGGGCCTGCTGGCCGGTTCTATGGCCATCGAAGCCAACCTTAGCCCGTGGGAAGGCCAGGGCCTGTCGGCCATTGTTTTTGCCGGCGCCGCCCAGTTGGTGGCGATTGGCATGATCAAGGGCGGGGCCAACCTGTTTTCGATTCTGTTGACCACCTTGCTGCTGACCTCACAGCACCTGCTCTATGGTCTGTCGATGCGCCCAGTGCTGTCAGGGCTACCCACCCGCTGGCGCTTGGGCCTGGGTTTTCTGCTCACCGACGAGTTCTTTGCCCTTACCAGCCAATATGATCAACAACAGTTCAATCGCTGGTATGCGCTCGGTGTGGGCCTGACCTTCTACATCGCCTGGAATCTGTTCACCCTGGCGGGCATCATCCTCGGCCAAAACATCCCGCACCTGGACCAGCTTGGCCTGGACTTCTCCATCGTCGCCACCTTTGTCGCGCTGATCGCGCCATTGGTGCGCAACGTGCCTACGGTGGTTTGCGTCGCGGTGTCGTTGTTCAGTTCGGTACTGTTCAGTTTCTGGCAGTGGGAAACCGGCCTGGTAGCTGCCGGGCTATTGGGCATGAGCGCTGGCTTTATCTGTCAGAAATTCAGCGGGGCACGCACATGA
- a CDS encoding fimbria/pilus outer membrane usher protein yields the protein MSTISAGLQRLAVRLLLCIAIVSASRWAQADALEFDPRFLHGERGTGTDVSRFQHASAVPEGDPLLDLVINEQWSGRWPVPLRRQGQDVQASPCYSDALLQTLAIDQAQLAASVREQLQQADGCLPLSALGLEASEHLDFSGLRLSLKVAQQAMLYTPRDYLPPEQWDSGTPAAFVDYRLNLFSQHNRSDDQRWSQTFLGLRSGVNAGAWYWRHEGTLQVGDGIERGYQPVRTYVQRDVVPWRAQLTLGEAYSRGEVFDSIAYVGLGLGSDERMLPASQRGFAPTVSGIAYSTALLTIRQRGVVLHESTVPAGPFEINDLYANGFSDDLQVTLREADGNERTFIVPYQAAPLALRPGASRFDFSLGRWRDGLGATAAEHVQGSWQQGLNNRLSLHGGVLGADGYQSAALGATLNSPLGAVALTVLQSRAALGEPDQTSGQALRLNWRQVMASSMTDLNASLTSSDYGYLGFNDFARTQHNPSVALLELPRSRLRASLALNQGLGEQGGRVQLQATRTQRWGQAGSDLSYSVGYFHHHGVMGYGITASREQYASTGHRNQVGLTLSMPLGDTRRSSLVSTLSSDGRGQAVSNTRLNTTAGEHSQWGYGLGLTTRHAPNDDTAGLDANLLYRGPVAEVSGSLAQHSDYRQASLGVRGALVGHAAGLTGAQSLGESFAIVHAPGAARARLKQAPQVQLDARGYGVLPHLTPYSVNTVELDPKGTSQDVELQISSQRVVPRAGAASLLYYPTRSGRSALIDARREDGSALPFGAQVLDERGEELGMVGQGSRLHVRGINEQGRLQVRWGEGLEQHCTLFYQLPDSKQKARAPIVLTATCGAAGNDRLQAWL from the coding sequence ATGAGTACGATTTCTGCCGGCCTCCAGCGGCTGGCGGTGCGGTTACTGCTGTGCATTGCCATTGTGTCGGCGAGTCGTTGGGCCCAGGCGGACGCTCTGGAATTTGATCCCAGGTTTCTGCACGGTGAACGCGGCACGGGTACCGATGTCAGCCGTTTTCAGCACGCGAGTGCAGTCCCTGAAGGTGACCCGCTCCTGGACCTGGTGATCAACGAGCAGTGGAGCGGACGTTGGCCAGTGCCCCTGCGTCGGCAAGGCCAAGACGTGCAAGCCAGCCCTTGCTACAGCGACGCCTTGCTTCAAACCCTGGCCATTGACCAGGCACAGCTTGCAGCGTCTGTTCGCGAGCAATTGCAACAGGCGGATGGCTGTTTGCCGTTGTCGGCACTTGGGCTTGAGGCCAGCGAACACCTGGATTTTTCGGGGTTACGGCTAAGCCTGAAGGTTGCCCAGCAGGCAATGCTGTACACCCCGCGCGATTACTTGCCGCCGGAGCAGTGGGACAGTGGTACTCCTGCGGCCTTTGTCGATTACCGCCTTAACCTGTTCAGTCAACACAACCGCAGCGATGATCAGCGCTGGAGTCAGACGTTTCTGGGGCTGCGCAGCGGTGTCAATGCCGGTGCCTGGTATTGGCGCCATGAAGGGACGCTACAGGTGGGAGACGGCATCGAGCGTGGTTATCAACCGGTGCGCACCTATGTGCAGCGCGATGTTGTCCCGTGGAGGGCGCAACTGACCCTCGGGGAAGCCTATAGCCGGGGCGAGGTATTTGACAGCATCGCCTATGTAGGCCTGGGCCTGGGCAGTGACGAGCGCATGCTGCCAGCGTCGCAGCGCGGTTTTGCACCGACCGTCAGTGGCATTGCCTACAGCACCGCGTTGCTGACCATACGCCAGCGTGGGGTGGTGTTGCATGAGTCGACGGTGCCGGCCGGACCGTTCGAAATCAACGACCTGTATGCTAACGGGTTCAGTGATGACCTGCAGGTGACGTTGCGGGAAGCCGATGGAAATGAGCGTACATTCATCGTGCCTTACCAGGCGGCGCCACTGGCCTTGCGCCCCGGTGCCAGTCGCTTTGATTTCAGCCTCGGACGCTGGCGCGATGGCCTGGGGGCCACCGCAGCGGAGCATGTTCAAGGCAGTTGGCAGCAGGGCTTGAACAACCGCTTGAGTCTGCATGGCGGTGTGCTGGGGGCTGACGGCTACCAGTCCGCGGCGCTGGGGGCGACCTTGAACAGCCCTTTGGGGGCCGTGGCGCTGACAGTGCTGCAGTCACGTGCAGCGCTAGGCGAGCCCGATCAAACCAGTGGTCAGGCGCTGCGCCTGAACTGGCGCCAGGTAATGGCCTCATCAATGACCGACCTGAACGCCAGCTTGACCAGCAGTGATTACGGTTATCTAGGTTTCAATGACTTTGCCCGTACGCAGCACAATCCCAGTGTGGCCCTGCTTGAGCTGCCGCGCTCACGCCTTCGCGCAAGCCTTGCGCTCAATCAAGGCCTGGGTGAGCAGGGTGGACGGGTGCAACTGCAGGCCACGCGCACGCAACGGTGGGGACAAGCGGGAAGCGACTTGAGCTACTCAGTGGGTTATTTCCACCATCACGGCGTGATGGGCTATGGGATCACGGCCAGCCGTGAGCAATATGCTTCGACCGGGCACCGCAACCAGGTCGGCTTGACCTTGAGCATGCCACTGGGTGACACCCGACGTAGTTCGTTAGTCAGTACCCTCAGTAGCGATGGCAGGGGCCAGGCCGTGAGCAATACCCGGCTAAACACCACCGCCGGTGAGCATAGTCAGTGGGGGTACGGCCTGGGGCTGACCACGCGGCATGCTCCGAACGACGACACAGCCGGGCTGGATGCCAATCTGCTCTATCGCGGTCCGGTGGCGGAAGTCAGCGGTTCGTTAGCCCAGCACAGCGACTACCGCCAGGCCTCATTGGGCGTTCGCGGTGCGCTTGTTGGTCACGCCGCCGGGCTGACCGGTGCGCAATCGCTTGGCGAGAGTTTTGCCATCGTGCATGCACCGGGCGCGGCGCGGGCACGGCTCAAACAGGCACCGCAGGTACAGTTGGATGCACGTGGTTATGGCGTGCTGCCGCACTTGACGCCTTACAGCGTCAATACCGTGGAGCTGGACCCCAAAGGTACCTCGCAGGATGTCGAATTGCAGATCAGCAGCCAGCGCGTGGTGCCGCGTGCCGGTGCCGCATCGTTGTTGTATTACCCGACCCGCAGCGGCCGCAGCGCCTTGATCGATGCGCGACGGGAGGATGGCAGTGCCTTGCCGTTCGGTGCCCAGGTGCTGGATGAGCGCGGTGAGGAACTGGGGATGGTTGGCCAGGGTAGCCGCTTGCATGTACGCGGCATCAATGAGCAGGGGCGCTTGCAGGTGCGTTGGGGGGAGGGCCTGGAGCAACACTGCACACTCTTCTATCAACTACCGGACAGCAAACAGAAAGCGAGAGCGCCAATTGTGCTGACGGCCACCTGCGGCGCAGCCGGTAACGATCGCCTGCAGGCCTGGTTATGA
- a CDS encoding LysR substrate-binding domain-containing protein has product MSERIPALQALRAFEVAARYGSFTRAAQELALTQGAISHHIKTLEGLFDCALFERRGPKLALTEPGRTLAQELKVGFKIIDNACAVLKKDRNGIRLKAPSTLTMRWLLEGLGQYRQAAPQSRVQLSSVWMDIDCVDFYSEPYDAAILLADGRFGPDVDSLKLFDEWLLPVCSPAYQALIETGIAGLQRAEHLHCSADRRDWRRWLARVGASPSGGERGQLFDTLDQGMSAAQQDAGVAVVDLLLARGELDAGRLVAPVPQAVSTGEGYYLTWLTSSPQARQVQALGDFLLARVPQLPLLGIDYLYD; this is encoded by the coding sequence ATGTCCGAACGAATTCCTGCCCTGCAGGCCCTGCGGGCGTTCGAGGTGGCGGCGCGCTATGGCTCCTTTACCCGTGCGGCTCAGGAACTGGCGCTGACCCAGGGTGCCATCAGTCACCACATCAAGACCCTTGAAGGCTTGTTCGATTGCGCGCTGTTCGAACGCCGAGGCCCGAAGCTGGCGCTGACCGAACCCGGCCGTACATTGGCTCAAGAACTGAAAGTCGGCTTCAAGATCATCGACAATGCCTGCGCCGTGCTCAAGAAAGACCGTAACGGCATTCGCCTCAAGGCACCTTCAACGCTGACTATGCGCTGGCTCCTTGAGGGGCTTGGACAGTACCGTCAAGCAGCGCCACAGAGCAGGGTGCAGCTGTCCAGTGTGTGGATGGACATCGACTGCGTGGACTTTTACAGCGAACCCTATGACGCCGCGATCCTGTTGGCCGACGGGCGTTTTGGCCCTGATGTAGACAGCCTCAAACTGTTCGATGAGTGGTTGCTACCGGTCTGCAGCCCTGCTTATCAAGCGCTGATTGAAACCGGAATTGCCGGCTTGCAGCGTGCTGAGCATCTGCACTGCTCCGCGGATCGCCGGGACTGGCGCCGCTGGCTGGCGCGGGTTGGCGCGTCGCCAAGTGGGGGCGAACGTGGGCAGTTGTTCGACACCCTCGACCAGGGCATGTCCGCTGCCCAGCAAGACGCAGGTGTTGCCGTGGTCGATTTGTTGCTGGCTCGCGGCGAGCTGGATGCCGGGCGTTTGGTCGCGCCAGTGCCCCAGGCGGTATCTACCGGTGAGGGGTACTACTTGACCTGGCTGACGTCTTCTCCTCAAGCGCGGCAGGTGCAGGCGCTGGGCGATTTTTTACTGGCCAGGGTGCCGCAGCTGCCTTTGCTGGGTATTGACTATTTGTATGACTAA
- a CDS encoding LysE family translocator yields MNTALLLTYVLTVTLLIATPGPVVALVIHTAATGGRRQALLTALGTNGASLVLIAMAASLILTSAVIDPRWLTLVSVLGCLFIGYRAACSLRQTVAPTADAAMTVSGQGGLWQGFAIGVSNPKDILFFVALFPQFIQITSQVSHSLLLLSLVWLMLDIAILGLLILLTNKLATPRRQQLISLTSGALLLVMAAMGLLYNLHTLWLDGFMAFETGPTTGRMLESMTGTFEPHYGQLA; encoded by the coding sequence ATGAATACTGCGTTGCTGCTGACCTATGTATTGACTGTGACACTGTTGATTGCCACACCAGGACCGGTCGTGGCACTGGTGATCCACACCGCTGCCACCGGTGGTCGGCGCCAGGCGCTGTTGACGGCCCTGGGCACCAACGGCGCTTCACTCGTGCTGATTGCCATGGCCGCCAGCCTGATTCTCACCAGTGCGGTGATTGATCCGCGCTGGCTGACCCTGGTTAGCGTGCTGGGCTGCCTGTTCATCGGCTATCGGGCGGCTTGCAGCCTGCGCCAGACAGTAGCGCCAACAGCCGATGCCGCGATGACCGTGTCTGGGCAAGGAGGCCTGTGGCAAGGGTTTGCCATCGGGGTGTCAAACCCTAAGGACATTCTGTTCTTCGTGGCCTTATTCCCACAGTTCATCCAGATCACTTCTCAGGTGAGTCACAGCCTGTTACTACTTTCTCTGGTCTGGCTAATGCTCGATATCGCCATACTAGGGCTGCTCATCTTGTTGACCAACAAACTGGCAACCCCACGGCGCCAGCAGCTGATCAGCCTGACCAGCGGTGCGCTGCTACTGGTGATGGCTGCTATGGGCCTGCTTTATAATCTCCATACGCTCTGGCTCGACGGTTTCATGGCTTTCGAGACCGGTCCTACAACGGGTAGAATGCTTGAGTCCATGACAGGCACCTTCGAACCCCACTACGGACAGTTGGCTTGA
- a CDS encoding DNA polymerase II, translating into MELQQGFVLTRHWRDTPAGTCVEFWLATDQGPRRLRLSPQTSVAFIPAAHREQAQAVLRGERGVELRPLELRDFEQRPVLGLYCRQHRQLIQLEKRLRAAGVQVYEADIRPPERYLMERFITAPVSFSGTVDEHGVLQDGQLKPAADYRPTLKLVSLDIETTERGELYSIALEGCGQRQVYMLGPANGDAEGIDFDLEYCDSRAQLLERLNHWLSVHDPDAIIGWNLVQFDLRVLQAHAEQLQVPLRLGREGEVMEWREQGSRSHFFAAASGRLIIDGIEALRSATWSFPSFSLENVAQTLLGEGKAIDTPYQRMDEINRMFAEDKPALARYNLKDCELVTRIFAKTELLTFLLERATVTGLPADRSGGSVAAFGHLYMPLMHRQGFVAPNQGERPDEASPGGFVMDSRPGLYESVLVLDYKSLYPSIIRTFLIDPLGLVEGLREPGNETSVPGFRGARFSRTHHCLPAIVERVWQGRETAKREQNAPLSQALKIIMNAFYGVLGSSGCRFFDPRLASSITMRGHEIMRRTRELIEAQGYAVIYGDTDSTFVWLKQAHGEAEAEAIGRHLVQQVNQWWREHLRATYDLDCALELQYETHYKRFLMPTIRGAEEGSKKRYAGLVQRADGHEEMVYKGLESVRTDWSPLARQFQQELYERIFRRQPYQAYLREYVRKTLAGEQDELLIYRKRLRRPLADYQRNVPPHVRAARMADAFNQREGRPRQYQNGGWISYVITVAGPEPLETRHSAIDYDHYLTRQLQPVADAILPFVQDDFSALIDRQMGLF; encoded by the coding sequence GTGGAGTTACAGCAGGGCTTTGTCCTGACTCGGCATTGGCGCGATACCCCGGCAGGCACCTGCGTTGAGTTCTGGCTGGCCACCGATCAGGGCCCACGGCGCTTGCGCTTGTCGCCGCAGACGTCAGTGGCCTTCATTCCTGCAGCTCACCGTGAGCAAGCACAGGCGGTACTGCGTGGTGAGCGTGGGGTGGAGTTGCGCCCGCTTGAGCTGCGTGACTTCGAGCAACGGCCGGTACTGGGCTTGTATTGCCGCCAGCATCGTCAATTGATTCAACTGGAAAAGCGTTTGCGTGCCGCCGGGGTGCAAGTTTACGAGGCTGACATTCGTCCCCCCGAGCGCTACCTGATGGAGCGTTTCATCACCGCGCCGGTCAGCTTCAGCGGCACCGTGGACGAGCATGGTGTGCTGCAGGATGGCCAACTCAAGCCCGCCGCCGATTACCGGCCGACACTGAAGCTGGTATCGCTGGATATCGAAACCACCGAACGTGGCGAGCTGTATTCCATTGCCCTGGAAGGCTGCGGCCAGCGCCAGGTGTACATGCTCGGTCCGGCCAATGGTGATGCCGAGGGCATCGATTTTGACCTTGAGTATTGCGACAGCCGTGCGCAGTTGCTCGAGCGCTTGAACCACTGGCTGTCAGTGCATGACCCGGATGCAATTATTGGCTGGAACCTGGTGCAGTTCGACCTGCGCGTGTTGCAGGCCCACGCCGAGCAATTGCAGGTGCCGCTGCGCCTCGGGCGTGAGGGCGAGGTGATGGAGTGGCGCGAACAGGGTAGCCGCTCGCATTTTTTTGCTGCGGCCAGTGGCCGCTTGATCATCGACGGCATCGAAGCGCTGCGCTCGGCAACCTGGAGCTTCCCCTCGTTCAGCCTGGAGAATGTCGCCCAGACCCTGCTTGGCGAGGGTAAGGCAATCGATACGCCATACCAGCGCATGGATGAAATCAACCGCATGTTCGCCGAGGACAAGCCGGCCCTTGCCCGCTACAACCTCAAGGATTGCGAGCTGGTCACGCGCATCTTCGCCAAGACCGAGCTGCTGACCTTCTTGCTCGAACGGGCTACGGTCACCGGTTTGCCGGCCGATCGCAGCGGAGGTTCGGTTGCCGCCTTCGGCCACCTGTACATGCCCTTGATGCACCGCCAGGGTTTTGTTGCGCCGAATCAGGGGGAGCGCCCAGACGAGGCCAGCCCCGGCGGCTTTGTCATGGACTCGCGGCCTGGCCTGTACGAGTCGGTGTTGGTGCTCGATTACAAGAGCCTGTATCCCTCGATCATTCGCACCTTCCTCATCGACCCGCTGGGTTTGGTGGAGGGCCTTCGAGAGCCCGGTAATGAGACATCGGTACCGGGTTTTCGAGGTGCACGCTTTTCTCGCACCCATCATTGTTTGCCGGCCATTGTCGAGCGGGTCTGGCAAGGCCGCGAGACCGCCAAACGCGAGCAAAACGCGCCGCTGTCCCAAGCCTTGAAGATCATCATGAACGCGTTTTACGGGGTGCTGGGCTCCAGTGGTTGCCGTTTTTTCGATCCACGTCTGGCGTCGTCAATTACGATGCGCGGCCACGAGATCATGCGCCGCACCCGCGAGCTGATTGAGGCCCAAGGCTATGCGGTGATTTATGGCGACACCGATTCCACCTTTGTCTGGCTCAAGCAAGCCCACGGCGAAGCCGAAGCCGAGGCCATCGGACGGCACCTGGTGCAGCAAGTCAACCAATGGTGGCGCGAGCATCTGCGGGCCACCTATGACCTGGACTGTGCTCTGGAGCTGCAGTACGAAACCCACTACAAGCGCTTTCTGATGCCGACCATCCGCGGTGCAGAAGAGGGCAGCAAGAAGCGTTATGCCGGCTTGGTCCAACGTGCCGACGGGCATGAAGAGATGGTCTACAAGGGCCTGGAAAGCGTGCGTACCGACTGGTCGCCGCTGGCCCGACAATTCCAGCAGGAACTGTACGAGCGTATTTTTCGGCGCCAGCCCTACCAGGCGTATTTGCGCGAATACGTGCGCAAGACCCTGGCCGGTGAACAGGATGAGCTGCTCATCTACCGCAAGCGCTTGCGTCGGCCGCTGGCGGACTACCAGCGCAATGTTCCGCCTCATGTGCGTGCTGCGCGCATGGCCGATGCGTTCAACCAACGCGAGGGGCGGCCACGGCAGTACCAGAATGGTGGCTGGATCAGTTATGTGATTACCGTGGCAGGTCCTGAACCGCTG
- a CDS encoding helix-turn-helix transcriptional regulator — protein sequence MNLAPQEQTRFWQASALDDIELLHARYFQQRFAPHVHEGYVITIIESGAQRFWHRGSEHLAPVGSMVLINPDELHTGAKAHEQGWRYRGFYPDSERITGVLDELELKRDGLPFFDASVLHDPQLAKAFSWLHCSAEQGASALEQQTAWREAVLLLVQRHARVASVRQPGNEPCAVARAKELMDSRLAYPPSLQELADSVNLSPFHFARVFRQATGVPPHAWLKQRRLSRARELLKNDCLPFNVAFALGFSDQSHLNRQFKQAYGVTPGEYRRACVGERLI from the coding sequence ATGAACCTCGCCCCACAGGAACAGACCCGCTTCTGGCAAGCATCGGCGTTGGACGATATCGAGTTGTTACACGCTCGGTATTTCCAGCAACGGTTTGCCCCGCATGTGCATGAAGGCTATGTGATCACCATCATCGAGTCCGGTGCCCAGCGCTTTTGGCACCGCGGCAGTGAGCACCTGGCACCGGTGGGCAGCATGGTGCTGATCAATCCGGATGAACTGCACACCGGCGCCAAGGCACACGAGCAAGGCTGGCGCTACCGCGGCTTTTACCCGGACAGTGAGCGCATCACTGGTGTGCTGGACGAGCTGGAGCTCAAGCGTGACGGCCTGCCCTTTTTCGACGCCAGCGTCCTTCATGACCCACAACTGGCCAAGGCGTTCAGCTGGCTGCACTGTTCGGCTGAACAAGGCGCCAGTGCCCTGGAGCAACAAACCGCCTGGCGCGAGGCCGTGTTGCTGCTGGTGCAACGCCATGCCCGCGTCGCCAGTGTGCGCCAGCCCGGCAACGAACCCTGCGCCGTGGCCCGGGCCAAGGAACTGATGGACAGTCGCCTGGCCTACCCGCCGTCACTGCAAGAGTTGGCCGACTCGGTCAACCTCTCGCCCTTCCATTTCGCTCGAGTATTTCGCCAGGCTACCGGCGTGCCGCCCCATGCTTGGCTCAAGCAACGGCGCCTGAGCCGTGCCCGGGAGCTCCTGAAAAACGACTGCCTGCCGTTTAACGTGGCCTTTGCCTTGGGCTTTTCTGATCAGAGCCATTTGAACCGACAGTTCAAGCAGGCGTATGGCGTGACGCCCGGCGAGTATCGGCGGGCGTGCGTCGGTGAGCGGTTGATCTAG
- the ahpC gene encoding alkyl hydroperoxide reductase subunit C produces the protein MPIINSQVKPFKATAYHQGKFVEVSEADLKGKWSVVFFYPADFTFVCPTELGDLADNYAEFKDLGVEIYGVSTDTHFTHKAWHDTSDTIGKIQYPLIGDPTHVISRNFDVLIEEAGIADRGTFVINPEGQIKIVELNDGGVGRDASELLRKIKAAQYVAAHPGEVCPAKWKEGEATLAPSLDLVGKI, from the coding sequence ATGCCTATCATCAACAGCCAGGTAAAACCGTTCAAAGCCACTGCTTACCACCAGGGCAAGTTCGTCGAAGTGTCTGAAGCCGACCTCAAGGGCAAATGGTCCGTGGTGTTCTTCTACCCAGCCGACTTCACCTTCGTCTGCCCGACCGAGCTGGGCGACCTGGCCGACAACTACGCCGAATTCAAAGACCTGGGCGTGGAAATCTACGGTGTGTCCACCGACACCCACTTCACCCACAAAGCCTGGCACGACACCTCGGACACCATCGGCAAGATCCAGTACCCACTGATCGGTGACCCGACCCACGTGATTTCGCGCAACTTCGACGTGCTGATCGAAGAAGCCGGTATCGCTGACCGTGGCACCTTCGTGATCAACCCAGAAGGTCAGATCAAGATCGTCGAACTGAACGACGGTGGTGTAGGCCGTGACGCCAGCGAACTGCTGCGCAAGATCAAGGCTGCCCAGTACGTTGCCGCTCACCCAGGTGAAGTCTGCCCGGCCAAGTGGAAAGAAGGCGAAGCCACTCTGGCGCCATCGCTGGACCTGGTCGGCAAGATCTAA
- a CDS encoding AzlD domain-containing protein, translating to MIFALIIGMGLLVFLNRYAFLEPRLPLRLSSNARQFLGFAVPGMLTAICGPIIFLPGHQLDLSLTNPYLLGSVVAVVLVLLTRSTLISMLVSMALFFVFRWWLNGSP from the coding sequence ATGATCTTTGCCTTGATTATCGGTATGGGCTTGCTGGTGTTTCTCAACCGCTACGCCTTTCTCGAGCCGCGCTTGCCACTGCGCCTGAGCTCCAATGCGCGGCAGTTTCTCGGCTTTGCCGTACCGGGCATGCTCACCGCGATCTGCGGGCCGATCATTTTCCTGCCTGGCCATCAACTCGACCTGAGCCTGACCAACCCTTACCTGCTCGGTTCGGTAGTGGCAGTGGTACTGGTCCTGTTGACCCGCAGCACCTTGATCAGCATGCTGGTGAGCATGGCTTTATTTTTCGTCTTTCGCTGGTGGTTAAACGGCAGTCCATGA
- the ahpF gene encoding alkyl hydroperoxide reductase subunit F produces MLDATLKTQLKTYLERVTQPIEIVASLDDGAKSRELRDLLVEIASLSTLITLREDGSDARRPSFSLNRPGADISLRFAGIPMGHEFTSLVLALLQVGGHPSKASAEVIEQISALKGEFNFETYFSLSCQNCPDVVQALNLMAVLNPNVRHVAIDGALFQDEVESRKVMAVPSVYLNGEVFGQGRMGLEEIISKLDTSAGERQAEKINAKDAFDVLVVGGGPAGAAAAIYAARKGIRTGVAAERFGGQVLDTMAIENFISVQETEGPKLAMALEEHVKQYDVDIMNLQRGEALIPGTDGGLHEVRLASGASLKAKTVILATGARWREMNVPGEKEYRSRGVAYCPHCDGPLFKGKRVAVIGGGNSGVEAAIDLAGIVAQVTLIEFDSQLRADAVLQRKLHSLPNVKVITHALTTEVLGDGEKVNGLRYKDRNSDELHDIALEGIFVQIGLLPNTDWLKGTVELTPRGEIIVDARGQTNLPGVFAAGDVTTVPYKQIVIAVGEGAKASLAAFDHLIRTSAPA; encoded by the coding sequence ATGTTGGACGCCACGCTTAAAACTCAGTTGAAAACCTACCTGGAGCGGGTCACTCAGCCGATCGAGATCGTTGCTTCCCTCGATGACGGCGCGAAGTCCCGCGAATTGCGCGACCTGCTGGTGGAAATTGCCAGCCTGTCCACATTGATTACCTTGCGTGAGGACGGCAGCGACGCCCGTCGCCCATCGTTCTCGCTCAATCGCCCTGGTGCCGACATCAGCCTGCGCTTTGCCGGTATTCCCATGGGCCACGAGTTCACCTCGCTGGTGCTCGCGTTGCTGCAGGTCGGCGGTCACCCGTCCAAGGCCAGCGCCGAAGTGATCGAGCAGATCAGTGCCCTTAAGGGTGAATTCAACTTCGAAACCTACTTCTCACTGTCATGCCAGAACTGTCCGGACGTGGTCCAGGCGCTGAACCTGATGGCGGTGCTCAACCCTAATGTGCGCCATGTCGCTATCGACGGTGCGCTGTTCCAGGACGAGGTCGAATCGCGCAAGGTCATGGCCGTGCCGAGCGTCTACCTCAATGGCGAAGTCTTCGGCCAGGGCCGCATGGGCCTGGAAGAGATCATCAGCAAGCTGGACACCAGCGCTGGTGAGCGCCAGGCCGAGAAGATCAATGCCAAGGACGCCTTTGACGTGCTGGTGGTCGGTGGTGGCCCGGCCGGTGCCGCAGCGGCTATTTACGCCGCGCGTAAAGGCATCCGTACTGGGGTCGCGGCTGAACGTTTTGGTGGCCAGGTACTCGACACCATGGCGATCGAGAACTTTATCTCGGTCCAGGAAACCGAAGGCCCGAAACTGGCCATGGCCCTGGAAGAGCACGTCAAGCAGTACGACGTCGACATCATGAACCTGCAGCGCGGGGAAGCACTGATTCCCGGCACCGACGGTGGTCTGCACGAAGTGCGCCTGGCCAGTGGCGCCTCGCTCAAGGCCAAGACCGTGATCCTCGCCACTGGCGCGCGCTGGCGCGAAATGAACGTGCCAGGTGAGAAAGAGTACCGTAGCCGCGGCGTTGCCTACTGCCCGCACTGCGATGGCCCGTTGTTCAAAGGCAAGCGCGTGGCCGTGATTGGTGGTGGTAACTCCGGTGTCGAAGCAGCGATTGATCTGGCCGGTATTGTTGCCCAGGTCACGCTGATCGAATTCGACAGCCAGTTGCGTGCCGACGCGGTCCTGCAGCGCAAGCTGCACAGCCTGCCGAACGTCAAAGTAATCACCCATGCGCTGACCACCGAAGTGCTGGGTGATGGTGAGAAGGTCAACGGTCTGCGTTACAAGGACCGCAACAGTGATGAACTGCATGACATCGCGCTGGAAGGGATCTTTGTCCAGATCGGCTTGCTGCCTAATACTGACTGGCTCAAAGGCACCGTAGAGCTGACTCCGCGTGGCGAGATTATTGTCGATGCCCGTGGCCAGACCAACCTGCCAGGTGTGTTTGCCGCCGGTGACGTCACCACCGTGCCGTACAAGCAGATCGTGATTGCAGTGGGCGAGGGGGCCAAAGCTTCGCTGGCGGCCTTCGATCACCTGATCCGGACGTCAGCACCGGCGTAA